In the Maribacter sp. MJ134 genome, one interval contains:
- a CDS encoding toxin-antitoxin system YwqK family antitoxin — MKKILIIALMSFSLGAFAQDIAPKFEKEGDMVKATYFHANGAVAQQGYFLNEKLEGEWTMFNEKGDKIAMGNYVKGAKTGKWLFWEGDALREVNFDNNKIAAVTNANQSRSLVKD, encoded by the coding sequence ATGAAAAAAATACTAATAATAGCTTTGATGTCATTTTCATTAGGAGCCTTTGCCCAAGACATAGCTCCGAAATTTGAAAAAGAAGGAGATATGGTCAAAGCGACTTATTTTCATGCTAATGGTGCAGTGGCGCAGCAGGGTTATTTCCTGAACGAAAAATTGGAAGGTGAATGGACCATGTTCAACGAAAAAGGTGATAAAATTGCAATGGGAAACTACGTAAAAGGCGCTAAAACAGGAAAATGGTTGTTCTGGGAAGGTGATGCGCTAAGAGAAGTTAATTTTGACAACAACAAAATAGCTGCTGTAACCAATGCGAACCAAAGTAGGTCTCTTGTAAAGGACTAA